In Candidatus Vicinibacter proximus, the following are encoded in one genomic region:
- a CDS encoding caspase family protein: MKYIFIFLAIPILSFSQNKPALPAGRGVSPISTNSTSSSGQTYAVVVGISDYQDPGIPDLRFADKDAEAFANYLRSSAGGRLDNDHLKLLLNKDATVAQFAMALDWLMEVVKENDQVILYFSGHGDVEKKTITQPGYLLCWDAPSRVYLAGGALALPMFQDIISTLSTQNKAKVVVITDACRSGKLAGSTVGGSQITGANLAKQYANEIKILSCQPNEFSIEGEQWGGGRGAFSYHLIDALYGLADNNNDLIVNLQEAGRYIEDHVSAEVAPVSQVPLVLGNRSDALSKVDSKMLASIKSGKSNQMSFLSTIDSRGMEDDVLATVDSSMHLTYKLFKQALKDKIFLVPENACAETYYVQLINEPKLEKLHSTLKRNYAAALQDDAQQVLNKYLKADKLEISLSPKTRIDKYHNFPRHLERAAELLGDKHYLYRILQARRSYFEGFPLESIGGFNRTTAEQAMAHFKKALEWQPDMPNAFLGMSRIFGWQFFQMDSAEFYAHKATAAAPTWIIPYVGISETYSLIKKFDKAKQFLDLANQIDSSDALVWQAWAIYYFHKKEYPEAERKLKKLLTFLDSTICMPCTYTQLCEIYMVTGRSTEAEEFLKKLVEYDSTNYSYHLMLGKIFSSTGRFEAAEQEFRKVSILASGYSNPDDLFYYNMVIVYIAQNQIDKAFQSLEKSLIAGNEDFEYMQEDNDLAPLRVKSEQWKALMKKYFPHKFKD, translated from the coding sequence ATGAAATACATTTTCATCTTTTTAGCGATACCTATCTTGTCTTTTTCTCAAAACAAACCTGCCTTGCCGGCAGGCAGGGGTGTATCGCCAATTTCAACCAATTCGACCAGTTCATCTGGCCAAACTTACGCCGTGGTCGTTGGCATCTCCGATTACCAGGATCCCGGAATTCCGGATCTTCGATTTGCAGACAAGGACGCAGAAGCTTTTGCCAATTATCTGAGATCAAGCGCAGGTGGCAGATTAGATAATGATCATTTAAAATTGTTACTCAATAAAGATGCAACGGTTGCACAATTTGCCATGGCATTGGATTGGCTCATGGAAGTGGTAAAGGAAAATGACCAGGTCATACTTTATTTTTCGGGACATGGTGATGTAGAAAAGAAAACAATTACACAGCCTGGATATTTATTGTGTTGGGATGCTCCATCCAGAGTTTACTTAGCAGGTGGGGCCTTAGCCCTCCCTATGTTTCAGGACATCATCTCTACCCTATCCACACAAAATAAAGCTAAAGTAGTTGTGATTACCGATGCCTGCCGGTCAGGAAAGCTAGCCGGCAGCACTGTCGGTGGGTCACAAATTACCGGAGCCAATCTTGCTAAACAATATGCCAATGAAATAAAAATACTCTCCTGTCAGCCCAATGAATTCAGTATTGAAGGAGAACAATGGGGAGGAGGAAGAGGCGCCTTTAGTTATCACCTGATTGATGCACTCTATGGCTTGGCAGATAACAACAATGACCTCATTGTTAACCTCCAGGAGGCTGGAAGATATATTGAAGATCATGTCAGCGCAGAGGTTGCGCCGGTAAGTCAGGTACCCTTGGTTTTGGGAAATAGATCCGATGCTCTTTCAAAAGTGGATTCAAAGATGCTGGCCTCTATAAAATCAGGAAAATCAAATCAAATGAGTTTTTTATCTACAATTGATTCAAGAGGAATGGAAGACGATGTTTTAGCCACTGTGGACTCGTCAATGCATTTGACCTATAAATTATTTAAACAAGCGCTCAAGGATAAAATATTTTTAGTACCTGAAAATGCTTGTGCGGAAACCTATTATGTGCAATTAATAAATGAACCCAAATTAGAAAAGTTGCATTCGACTTTGAAAAGAAATTATGCAGCTGCATTACAAGATGATGCACAACAAGTCTTGAATAAATACTTAAAAGCAGACAAACTTGAAATTAGTCTTTCTCCAAAAACAAGGATTGACAAGTATCACAACTTTCCCCGACATTTGGAGCGTGCAGCGGAACTCCTGGGTGACAAACATTACCTCTATAGAATATTACAGGCAAGACGATCATATTTTGAAGGTTTTCCTTTAGAATCTATTGGTGGTTTCAACAGGACCACAGCCGAACAAGCTATGGCACATTTCAAAAAGGCACTCGAATGGCAACCCGATATGCCGAATGCTTTTTTGGGTATGAGTAGAATCTTTGGTTGGCAATTCTTTCAAATGGACTCTGCGGAATTTTACGCTCATAAGGCAACAGCAGCCGCACCTACCTGGATAATTCCGTATGTTGGAATTTCTGAGACTTACTCCCTAATCAAGAAATTCGATAAAGCAAAACAATTTCTTGACCTGGCTAACCAGATTGATTCCTCTGATGCATTGGTTTGGCAAGCATGGGCGATTTATTATTTCCACAAAAAAGAATACCCGGAAGCGGAGCGTAAATTAAAAAAATTGCTTACATTCCTAGACAGTACGATTTGCATGCCATGTACTTATACTCAATTGTGTGAGATCTACATGGTAACCGGTCGTAGCACGGAGGCTGAAGAGTTCTTAAAGAAATTAGTTGAATACGATTCCACCAATTATTCTTACCATTTGATGTTAGGAAAAATTTTCTCCTCCACTGGTCGTTTTGAAGCAGCTGAACAGGAATTTAGAAAGGTCTCGATCTTGGCTTCTGGTTACTCAAACCCAGACGATCTTTTCTACTATAATATGGTCATCGTTTATATTGCTCAAAATCAAATCGACAAGGCTTTCCAGTCTTTGGAAAAATCATTGATCGCTGGAAATGAAGATTTCGAATACATGCAGGAAGACAATGACCTTGCACCATTGCGGGTAAAGTCTGAGCAGTGGAAAGCATTAATGAAAAAATATTTTCCTCATAAATTCAAAGATTAA